In one window of Henckelia pumila isolate YLH828 chromosome 1, ASM3356847v2, whole genome shotgun sequence DNA:
- the LOC140876199 gene encoding protein TIME FOR COFFEE isoform X3 produces MDRNREARRASIVGSNGFKRRRHRTSSLRGSPDEDLGVELQESIRLRDRVRNDRDRERERDRERERGRDLRERDSRSKRRRAERLMNDRDDVGGDETSEESVNDEEDEEDEENTGGGGGVRLLPPTVGPMSNHHHHHHGHHHGHTGGLSLHQHDNSATNIITANHHLQTRKTFPPSTSSSSSKIFKAGPVWKPGDEMIGVSVPRKARSACAKRSHDRISGSNNISAGGIVGGEQIHLQASSSPVRQGLAPSPAAPVSPSSSNASVRKKLKLNSGPKLKPPKVSSKTSSSNPEELEIEIAEVLYGLKTHSQSPSLKKEDSREVHRSSSDTKSHVSSPISNSASANNLNLASNSSPISAVAPKRKRPRQVLENPSYGARSSPVFAKPEMDQAPRSEISSPKLDKIPGSTGENGFEMGVDLVNSQGQQVLLPELKAPESIKIDSDFKSTAEESKNDADLVPQEEMGSIVKGKEMRTDDSGREDSTLTATASAAVTTIKASLMPAEAENQREEKFVIDLMAPPPLVRSSPDKETKVDLAGSNQKPDLSIVDAELNSMMLKDKEEEKGKSGKVKLTNATGEEIKGEKIAEDVLPKPFENKVRNLDPHLDLEKSERDGGNKLQHQVLKQPQMPLKVAKEEPATGKPGQSASSLPLPLSMAAWPGGIPPPPMGYMAPLQGVVSMDGSTVTPPPIQPPFSQPRPKRCATHCYIARNINYFQQFMKMNPFWQAAAGSASLFGPKPGNMNAVTVTDLLGNNAVRGGTSNNIPEKGQNLASISSPGGKEKNSQSANSSDSAHRKQQIMLQQALPPVAAPSNLVGPAFIFPLNQQQAAAAAVAAAAATARPAAPKSHTAASQASSNASRSTTASASATAGGASTPMSFNYPNMAPNETQYLAILQNNAYPFPIPAVGAAPNYRGSPAQAMPMFNGPFYSSQMIHPSQLQHQQQTASQSPQLQQAHQNASASSGSSSSQKHLQGQQIRTPSGGASGMAGSTNFPAQKPQSSQQIQLAHNQHISSTRPRLVDNEIGGEESPSTADNRGSWASVNIYGQNFAMPIHPQNFALMTPPSAATVVPVGAASNSEKKQPQQTQQQKSKGGVDSLPPHSFAMSFGTINGSNTSPGIDIASMTQNHAVFQNFSEATRQNIQMVAAVAAAQAGQKKNYRISEDIKSGGGDSVSTDAERKSSSGKVGIAQSIAFTRPDMADAPVSSVPANSGIDSSARSLNVSSGLARSSRPGTANNAGVGNVQNAHIQAQLQQQQMLQIKQQQQQQHHQQQQQQQQQHHHHQQQQQQQQQQQQQQQQQQQHLLATTRKAPTTSNGNVYSDHLNSSSSISAKFPNPLSGFPQNIVQSNSSSPTQSPQWKNPTRTTTSQAPSPLASSTVSTLKSHPQQHPRAQPPMHTQISFGGNQKTQTSAQVQAPLNSHQAPSPPMMVSSPTTSSISKGSSGSPRTTTTAPSGSKMSQASSLSAQPIKNQASIPSQKSPSILGNPQIASSPSSGAKPQIQQPPHQQQLPKTMQQAQLFFSNPFSQVQTTNPTSTTSTPSVPSGYYMQRRRPDQQNQPTQQLQNAPPTSTGVLSLTSSVTTSSTATNDPAKAIAAATCNVKGGGLPSQGVIHAAQLAAQSAGTLLPVGFSYAHPVPAAVQTKPSEHKQSAA; encoded by the exons ATGGATAGAAATAGAGAAGCCAGAAGGGCTAGTATTGTGGGCTCTAATGGTTTCAAGAGAAGAAGACATAGAACAAGCAGTCTCAGAGGCTCGCCAG ATGAAGATTTGGGAGTGGAGTTGCAGGAATCTATACGATTAAGGGACAGAGTGAGGAATGATCGAGATCGAGAGAGGGAGAGAGATAGAGAAAGGGAAAGAGGAAGAGATTTGAGAGAAAGGGATAGTAGGAGTAAAAGGAGAAGAGCTGAGAGATTGATGAACGATAGAGAtgatgttggaggagatgaaaCTTCGGAAGAGAGTGTTAACGACGAAgaggatgaagaagatgaagagaacaccggcggcggcggcggggTTAGGTTGTTACCGCCAACGGTTGGACCGATGTccaaccaccaccaccaccaccacggcCATCACCACGGCCACACCGGTGGTCTCAGTCTACACCAGCACGATAACAGTGCGACGAATATCATCACCGCTAATCACCATCTTCAGACAAGAAAAACCTTCCCCCCCAGTACGTCATCTTCTTCTTCCAAGATTTTCAAGGCTGGTCCTGTCTGGAAACCTGGTGATGAAATGATTGGTGTCTCTGTTCCAAGAAAAGCTCGTTCTG CATGCGCAAAGAGGTCCCATGATCGGATTTCAGGTAGCAATAATATTAGCGCCGGTGGGATTGTCGGAGGAGAGCAAATTCATCTGCAAGCGTCAAGTTCTCCGGTGAGACAAGGCCTTGCTCCATCTCCGGCTGCTCCAGTGTCGCCTTCTTCTTCCAATGCTTCCGTTAGAAAAAAGCTT AAACTCAACAGCGGGCCGAAGCTGAAACCTCCTAAGGTGTCATCAAAGACGAGTTCTTCGAATCCCGAGGAGCTAGAAATTGAAATTGCTGAGgtattatatgggttgaagacTCATTCTCAAAGCCCTTCTTTGAAGAAAGAGGATTCAAGAGAAGTCCATAGATCCAGCAGCGACACGAAATCTCATGTTTCGTCTCCGATCTCGAATTCTGCGTCGGCAAATAATCTGAATTTAGCCTCTAATTCGAGCCCCATATCAGCTGTTG CTCCGAAGAGAAAGAGGCCAAGGCAAGTATTGGAAAATCCCAGCTATGGCGCTCGGAGTAGCCCTGTTTTTGCGAAACCAGAGATGGACCAAGCACCAAGGAGTGAAATTTCATCGCCTAAATTGGACAAAATCCCGGGATCAACCGGAGAGAACGGCTTTGAAATGGGTGTCGATTTGGTCAATTCTCAAGGTCAGCAGGTGCTTCTTCCAGAGTTGAAAGCTCCTGAATCTATTAAAATCGATTCGGACTTCAAATCTACTGCTGAAGAATCGAAGAACGACGCAGATCTGGTTCCGCAAGAAGAGATGGGCTCGATAGTAAAGGGGAAAGAGATGAGAACAGATGACAGCGGCCGCGAGGATTCGACTTTGACAGCGACAGCTTCAGCCGCTGTTACAACTATTAAAGC TTCTTTAATGCCTGCCGAGGCTGAAAATCAGAGGGAAGAGAAGTTTGTCATAGATCTGATG GCTCCGCCGCCTCTGGTAAGATCATCACCTGATAAAGAAACCAAGGTTGATTTGGCAGGCTCAAATCAGAAGCCGGATCTATCCATTGTTGATGCG GAGTTGAATTCTATGATGTTGAAAGATAAAGAAGAAGAGAAAGGAAAAAGTGGGAAAGTTAAGTTGACAAATGCGACAGGTGAAGAAATCAAAGGTGAAAAAATAGCAGAAGATGTATTGCCGAAGCCATTTGAGAACAAGGTTAGGAATCTTGATCCACACCTTGATTTGGAAAAGTCTGAAAGAGATGGGGGAAACAAGTTACAGCACCAGGTTTTGAAGCAGCCACAAATGCCACTAAAAGTGGCCAAAGAGGAGCCAGCCACTGGGAAACCTG GTCAATCGGCGAGCTCATTGCCTTTGCCTTTGTCCATGGCTGCCTGGCCTGGTGGGATTCCCCCGCCACCGATGGG ATACATGGCTCCTTTGCAAGGAGTTGTCTCCATGGACGGAAGCACTGTAACACCACCACCTATCCAG CCGCCCTTCTCTCAACCTCGTCCTAAACGGTGTGCTACACATTGCTACATTGCTAGGAATATAAACTATTTCCAACAGTTCATGAAGATGAATCCCTTCTGGCAAGCAGCTGCAGGCTCTGCATCGTTGTTTGGGCCGAAACCCGGAAATATGAATGCTGTGACGGTCACCGATTTGCTTGGAAATAATGCTGTTAGAGGCGGCACGAGTAATAATATTCCGGAGAAAGGGCAGAATCTGGCTAGCATTTCCAGTCCTGGTGGTAAGGAAAAAAATTCCCAATCTGCTAATTCTTCAGATTCTGCTCACAGAAAGCAGCAAATTATGCTCCAGCAAGCTTTGCCCCCTGTGGCAGCACCTAGTAATTTAGTG ggaCCAGCTTTTATCTTCCCTTTGAATCAACAACAGGCAGCAGCAGCAGCTGTTGCGGCAGCCGCCGCCACTGCGAGGCCAGCTGCACCGAAATCTCATACAGCTGCAAGCCAGGCTTCATCCAATGCCTCCCGCTCCACCACTGCAAGTGCGTCTGCCACAGCTGGAGGTGCATCAACTCCAATGAGCTTCAACTACCCAAATATGGCTCCCAATGAAACACAGTACTTGGCAATCTTACAAAATAATGCTTACCCTTTTCCGATTCCTGCCGTTGGTGCTGCACCAAACTACAGGGGGTCCCCGGCACAGGCGATGCCTATGTTCAACGGCCCGTTCTATTCGTCACAGATGATTCATCCCTCTCAACTTCAGCACCAACAACAGACCGCATCTCAGTCACCGCAACTGCAGCAAGCTCACCAAAATGCAAGTGCATCGAGTGGCTCCTCTTCGTCCCAGAAGCATTTGCAGGGGCAGCAAATTCGGACCCCAAGCGGTGGTGCTAGTGGCATGGCTGGAAGCACGAACTTTCCAGCTCAGAAACCTCAGTCATCACAGCAGATACAGCTGGCCCATAATCAGCATATTTCTTCAACAAGGCCACGGCTTGTTGATAATGAAATAGGCGGTGAAGAGAGTCCATCAACTGCTGATAACCGAGGATCTTGGGCCTCTGTGAACATATATGGCCAAAATTTCGCAATGCCGATTCACCCACAGAATTTTGCCTTGATGACTCCACCGTCTGCTGCCACCGTTGTGCCGGTGGGAGCTGCTAGCAATAGTGAAAAGAAGCAGCCACAACAAACACAACAGCAGAAATCGAAAGGTGGAGTGGACTCTTTACCTCCCCATAGCTTTGCCATGTCCTTCGGTACCATCAATGGCTCGAATACCAGCCCTGGCATTGATATTGCATCCATGACTCAAAATCATGCCGTATTTCAGAACTTCTCGGAAGCTACTAGACAGAACATACAAATGGTGGCTGCTGTCGCTGCTGCTCAGGCTGGACAAAAGAAGAATTATAGAATTTCAGAGGATATTAAATCAGGGGGTGGAGATTCTGTCTCCACTGACGCTGAAAGAAAAAGTTCATCCGGGAAGGTTGGCATTGCACAATCCATTGCATTTACAAGACCGGACATGGCCGATGCACCTGTTTCTTCTGTTCCTGCAAACAGTGGAATCGATAGCTCTGCTCGATCCCTGAACGTTTCGAGTGGCTTGGCTCGAAGCTCTCGACCTGGGACAGCCAATAATGCAGGAGTTGGTAATGTCCAGAATGCTCACATTCAAGCTCAGCttcagcagcagcagatgcTGCAAATTAAGCAGCAGCAGCAACAACAGCACcaccagcagcagcagcagcagcagcagcaacaCCACCACCACCAGCAGCAGCAAcaacagcagcagcagcagcagcaacaACAGCAGCAGCAGCAACAGCACCTATTGGCAACAACTCGGAAGGCTCCGACAACTAGCAATGGAAATGTGTACTCCGATCACTTGAATTCATCTTCTTCGATATCTGCCAAGTTTCCAAACCCACTCTCCGGTTTCCCACAAAACATTGTTCAGAGCAATAGTAGCAGCCCAACTCAATCCCCTCAGTGGAAAAATCCTACAAGAACAACCACCTCTCAAGCGCCATCTCCTCTCGCCTCATCGACTGTATCGACACTCAAAAGCCATCCTCAGCAGCATCCACGGGCTCAACCACCTATGCACACGCAAATATCCTTTGGAGGAAATCAGAAAACGCAGACAAGTGCACAAGTGCAAGCACCATTAAATAGCCACCAGGCTCCATCGCCCCCTATGATGGTCAGTTCTCCTACAACCTCTTCCATCTCAAAAGGATCAAGTGGAAGTCCAAGAACAACTACGACTGCTCCCAGTGGCAGCAAAATGAGTCAAGCTTCTTCCTTGTCAGCGCAGCCGATCAAAAACCAAGCGTCTATACCAAGTCAGAAGTCTCCGTCGATCTTAGGTAACCCTCAAATAGCTTCCTCTCCTAGCAGTGGAGCAAAGCCGCAGATCCAACAGCCACCTCATCAGCAACAGCTTCCAAAGACTATGCAGCAGGCGCAGCTGTTCTTCTCAAATCCATTTTCTCAAGTCCAAACAACAAATCCAACCAGTACAACTTCCACCCCTTCTGTCCCAAGTGGTTACTATATGCAGAGAAGACGGCCAGACCAGCAGAATCAGCCCACACAGCAGCTACAAAATGCGCCCCCAACTTCAACTGGGGTGCTGTCATTAACCTCTTCTGTCACGACGTCGAGTACGGCCACCAATGACCCAGCTAAAGCAATTGCTGCCGCTACATGTAATGTTAAAGGTGGTGGATTACCTTCCCAAGGCGTCATCCACGCCGCCCAATTAGCCGCACAGTCAGCTGGAACTCTCTTACCTGTTGGATTCTCTTACGCGCATCCTGTTCCGGCTGCTGTTCAGACAAAACCTTCTGAGCACAAACAATCTGCTG CCTGA